In the genome of Myxococcus guangdongensis, one region contains:
- a CDS encoding anthranilate synthase component I family protein, which produces MDAQERKAAYRQRAEQGESVPVSVELPADLDTPLSAYLKLGGGSRGFILESCYGGERFGRYSHVGTHAAGRVRLDAQGATLWRGSREERREGKPLDVLRTLWRELAVARLPGEAPFLGGLVGYMGYNCISWMEPTVPDRHPRDTSFPDSEWLISEDFVTHDSRTGTLKVTAIARPSLHGSVAHALKDAEERAQAMAQKLLKPLPPEAYVPSPRMKGDSAPVACWDRAGYEAAVERSKEYIRAGDIFQVVLARRFEALGAPPPLSLYRALRRVNPSPYLFLVEMGEARALVGASPELLVQVRDGDVVVRPIAGTRRRGASEAEDLALEKELLADEKERAEHIMLVDLGRNDVGRVAAPGSVRVEDLMVIERYSHVMHIVSQVRGKLDSKFDALDALASTFPAGTVSGAPKIRAMQIIDELEVQRRGPYSGAVGYLSFCGTLDVAIALRTFFVDGDKTFWTAGAGLVADSVPSKEADETEAKAGAMAAALRLAREGGGR; this is translated from the coding sequence ATGGATGCACAGGAGCGGAAGGCGGCGTATCGCCAACGCGCGGAGCAGGGCGAGTCGGTGCCGGTGTCGGTGGAGTTGCCGGCGGACCTCGACACGCCGCTGTCGGCGTATCTGAAGCTGGGCGGAGGCTCGCGCGGCTTCATCCTCGAGTCGTGCTACGGCGGCGAGCGCTTCGGGCGCTACAGCCACGTGGGCACCCACGCCGCGGGGCGTGTGCGCCTGGACGCGCAGGGGGCCACGTTGTGGCGTGGCTCGCGCGAGGAGCGACGCGAGGGCAAGCCGCTGGACGTCCTGCGCACGTTGTGGCGCGAGCTCGCCGTGGCGCGACTGCCGGGCGAGGCCCCGTTCCTGGGCGGCCTCGTGGGGTACATGGGCTACAACTGCATCTCGTGGATGGAGCCCACCGTCCCGGACCGGCACCCGCGCGACACCTCGTTCCCGGACTCCGAGTGGCTCATCAGCGAGGACTTCGTCACGCACGACTCGCGCACCGGGACGCTCAAGGTCACCGCGATTGCCCGGCCGTCGCTCCATGGCAGCGTGGCCCATGCGCTGAAAGACGCGGAGGAGCGCGCGCAGGCCATGGCGCAGAAGCTGCTCAAGCCGCTGCCTCCCGAGGCGTATGTGCCCTCGCCTCGCATGAAGGGAGACTCCGCGCCCGTCGCCTGTTGGGACCGCGCCGGCTACGAGGCCGCGGTGGAGCGCTCCAAGGAGTACATCCGCGCGGGTGACATCTTCCAGGTGGTGCTCGCGCGGCGCTTCGAGGCGCTCGGCGCGCCTCCGCCGCTGTCGCTCTACCGCGCGCTGCGACGCGTGAATCCGTCTCCGTACTTGTTCCTCGTCGAGATGGGCGAGGCCCGCGCGCTGGTGGGGGCCTCGCCGGAGCTGCTGGTGCAGGTGCGCGACGGGGACGTGGTGGTGCGGCCCATCGCGGGCACGCGTCGACGGGGGGCCTCCGAGGCGGAGGACCTGGCGCTGGAGAAGGAGCTGCTCGCGGACGAGAAGGAGCGCGCCGAGCACATCATGCTGGTGGACCTGGGCCGCAACGATGTCGGCCGCGTGGCGGCGCCCGGCTCGGTGCGCGTCGAGGACCTGATGGTCATCGAGCGCTACAGCCACGTGATGCACATCGTCTCGCAGGTGCGCGGGAAGCTGGACTCGAAGTTCGACGCGCTCGACGCGCTGGCCAGCACGTTCCCCGCGGGCACCGTGTCCGGGGCTCCGAAGATTCGCGCGATGCAGATCATCGACGAGCTGGAGGTGCAGCGACGCGGACCGTACTCGGGCGCGGTGGGCTACCTGTCCTTCTGCGGCACGCTGGACGTGGCCATCGCGCTGCGCACCTTCTTCGTGGACGGGGACAAGACGTTCTGGACCGCGGGCGCGGGGCTGGTCGCGGACTCGGTGCCGTCGAAGGAAGCCGATGAGACGGAGGCCAAGGCCGGCGCCATGGCCGCCGCGCTCCGGCTGGCTCGCGAGGGAGGTGGGCGATGA
- a CDS encoding ligase-associated DNA damage response exonuclease has translation MVTPGSPRYFRRTVDASVSFKPRRPLVTVTPQGLFCEPGGFHIDPWQPVERALITHAHGDHARSGHQRYLGTRAGESLLRRRVGATSAIDTLDYGEPLKMGDVTVSFHPAGHVLGSAQLRLEHRGEVWVVSGDYKRAADPTCAPFEVVRCHTFITEATFGLPIFRWDDARMVAEDILRWWDANRAVGRSVVLFCYALGKAQRILAELARLTDRPAFIHGAMHGLVEAYREAGVKMIPTQLVSEVEKGTSFAGALVLAPPSAGGSTWMRRFGEMETGFASGWMRVRGNRRRRGFDRGFVLSDHADWPDLLRTVEDTSAERVLTTHGSAEPLARYLREKGVDASPLATPFEGEAED, from the coding sequence GTGGTCACCCCTGGAAGCCCTCGTTATTTCAGAAGGACTGTGGACGCCTCCGTCTCCTTCAAACCTCGAAGGCCGCTCGTCACGGTGACGCCCCAGGGGCTCTTCTGTGAGCCCGGGGGCTTCCACATCGACCCCTGGCAGCCGGTGGAGCGGGCCCTCATCACCCACGCCCACGGCGACCACGCGCGCTCCGGCCACCAGCGCTACCTGGGCACCCGAGCAGGCGAGTCCCTGCTGCGGCGCCGCGTGGGGGCCACTTCCGCCATCGACACCCTGGATTATGGCGAGCCGCTGAAGATGGGCGACGTCACCGTCAGCTTCCATCCCGCGGGCCATGTCCTGGGCAGCGCACAGCTCCGACTGGAGCACCGGGGCGAGGTGTGGGTCGTGTCCGGCGACTACAAGCGCGCGGCGGACCCGACGTGCGCGCCCTTCGAGGTGGTGCGCTGCCACACGTTCATCACCGAGGCGACGTTCGGCCTGCCCATCTTCCGCTGGGACGACGCGCGGATGGTGGCGGAGGACATCCTGCGATGGTGGGACGCCAATCGCGCGGTGGGGCGCTCGGTGGTGTTGTTCTGCTACGCGCTGGGCAAGGCGCAGCGAATCCTCGCGGAGCTGGCGCGACTGACGGACCGGCCCGCCTTCATCCACGGGGCGATGCACGGCCTCGTGGAGGCGTATCGGGAAGCGGGGGTGAAGATGATTCCCACGCAGCTCGTGTCGGAGGTGGAGAAGGGCACGTCCTTCGCGGGAGCGCTGGTGCTCGCGCCTCCGAGCGCGGGCGGCTCCACGTGGATGCGCCGCTTCGGGGAGATGGAGACGGGCTTCGCCTCGGGGTGGATGCGGGTGCGCGGCAACCGGCGCAGGCGCGGCTTCGACCGGGGCTTCGTGTTGTCGGACCACGCGGACTGGCCGGACCTGCTGCGCACGGTGGAGGACACCAGCGCCGAGCGGGTGCTGACCACCCACGGCTCCGCGGAGCCCCTCGCGCGTTACCTCCGAGAGAAGGGGGTGGATGCCTCCCCGCTGGCCACGCCCTTCGAGGGCGAGGCGGAGGACTGA
- a CDS encoding ATP-dependent DNA ligase: MRRLADLYERLDQTMSTNAKVDALTRYFTEAPPDDAAWALYFLTGQKLKRLLTTKLLVGWTQELTGIPDWLFAEVYASVGDLAEVIALLLDNLERPTEPEELPLSVWLTQRLLPLRELDVAEQREQVVSWWRSMPRREVFLLNKMLTGELRVGVSSTLVVRAVAKVAGLPAPDVAHRLMGTWTPSREFFQQLISPDVSDAESSRPYPFYLASPLEQPPEALGELSDWLVEWKWDGIRGQLIHRHGDVYLWSRGEELLTERFPEITEAAKALPEGTVLDGEVLAYEDGKPLPFARLQRRIGRQKLTAKVLAEAPAAFIVYDLLEHEGQDIRALPLHERRGRLEALLKAHPRFPLSPAVEAESWEALAHTRSEARERNVEGFMLKRRSSAYLTGRRRGDWWKWKIDPFTVDAVLLYAHPGHGRRSSLYTDYTFAVWNGTDLLPVTKAYSGLTDAEIGKLDRWIRSHTREKFGPVRSVEPEQVFELHFEGIQSSPRHKSGVALRFPRIARWRTDKKPQDADSLDSLKELLHAGA, translated from the coding sequence GTGCGACGACTCGCGGACCTGTACGAGCGGCTGGACCAGACCATGTCCACCAACGCGAAGGTGGACGCGCTCACCCGCTACTTCACGGAGGCCCCTCCCGACGACGCCGCGTGGGCGCTGTACTTCCTCACGGGACAGAAGCTGAAGCGGCTGCTCACCACGAAGCTGCTCGTCGGATGGACGCAGGAGCTGACGGGCATCCCCGACTGGCTCTTCGCGGAGGTGTACGCGTCCGTCGGAGACCTGGCCGAGGTCATCGCCCTCCTGCTCGACAACCTGGAGCGGCCCACGGAGCCGGAGGAACTGCCGCTCTCGGTGTGGCTCACCCAGCGGCTGTTGCCCTTGCGTGAACTGGACGTGGCCGAGCAGCGCGAGCAGGTCGTGTCCTGGTGGCGCTCGATGCCCCGGCGCGAGGTGTTCCTCCTGAACAAGATGCTCACGGGCGAGCTGCGCGTGGGCGTGTCCTCCACGTTGGTCGTGCGCGCGGTGGCCAAGGTCGCGGGGCTGCCCGCGCCGGATGTCGCGCATCGGCTGATGGGCACCTGGACACCGTCGCGCGAGTTCTTCCAGCAGCTCATCTCACCGGATGTCTCCGACGCGGAGAGCTCGCGGCCGTATCCGTTCTATCTGGCCTCCCCCCTGGAGCAGCCGCCCGAGGCGCTGGGTGAGTTGTCGGACTGGTTGGTCGAGTGGAAGTGGGACGGCATCCGGGGCCAGCTCATCCACCGTCACGGAGACGTGTACCTGTGGAGCCGAGGCGAGGAGCTGCTCACCGAGCGCTTCCCCGAAATCACCGAGGCCGCGAAGGCCCTGCCGGAAGGCACCGTGCTGGATGGCGAGGTGCTCGCGTACGAGGACGGCAAGCCCCTGCCTTTCGCGCGGCTCCAGCGTCGCATCGGTCGACAGAAGCTGACGGCCAAGGTGCTCGCGGAGGCCCCCGCGGCCTTCATCGTCTACGACCTGCTGGAGCACGAAGGACAGGACATCCGCGCGCTGCCACTGCACGAGCGACGCGGACGGCTCGAGGCCTTGTTGAAGGCACATCCCCGCTTCCCCCTCTCGCCCGCGGTGGAGGCGGAGTCGTGGGAGGCGCTGGCGCACACGCGAAGCGAGGCCCGCGAGCGCAACGTCGAGGGCTTCATGCTCAAGCGCAGGAGCTCCGCGTACCTCACGGGCCGCAGGCGGGGCGACTGGTGGAAGTGGAAGATCGACCCGTTCACCGTGGACGCGGTGCTGCTCTACGCGCATCCGGGACATGGGCGACGCTCGTCGCTGTACACGGACTACACCTTCGCGGTGTGGAACGGGACGGACCTGTTGCCGGTGACGAAGGCGTACTCGGGCCTGACGGACGCGGAGATTGGCAAGCTGGACCGGTGGATTCGCTCGCACACGCGGGAGAAGTTCGGACCGGTGCGCTCGGTGGAGCCCGAGCAGGTCTTCGAGCTGCACTTCGAGGGCATCCAGTCTTCGCCCCGGCACAAGTCCGGCGTCGCGCTGCGCTTCCCACGCATCGCCCGGTGGCGCACGGACAAGAAGCCCCAGGACGCCGACTCGTTGGACTCGCTCAAGGAGCTGCTCCATGCCGGCGCGTAG
- a CDS encoding ligase-associated DNA damage response DEXH box helicase, which produces MDRLRAWFASKGWTPHAFQEESWAAYARGQSGLIHVPTGAGKTYAAYLGPLADVVEHRETGLQILYVTPLRAVSRDVERALLEPLAVLDTDLDVESRTGDTSSSVRQRQRERLPEVLITTPESLSVMLSNERAPELFSSLRAVIVDEWHELLGAKRGTQTELALARLRHFAPRLHTWAMSATLANLDEAARHVVGTGNTPTLISADMERPVEVETLLPETVDSFPWAGHLGFTMLAGVAARMDPKQSTLIFTNTRSQAERWYEGLRFARPEWEHLLALHHGSIDKEERERVERGLKDGTLRFVVCTSSLDLGVDFGPVERVVQVGSPKGIGRTMQRAGRGAHRPGATCNILFVPTHALELVEMAAARDALARKEVESRHPPGKPLDVLAQHLVTCALGGGFTREALREEVRSAAAYANLTDEEFDWTLTLVREGGPTLSAYPEFRRVEEHEGRFVVKDTRVARLHRLNIGTITSDAMVELRYWTGGRLGSVEESYVSRLRPGDTFQFGGKKLEFNRLQGLTAYVRPAKAKVTRTPRWGGSRLPLSTSLAAAVRRTLDAARHGDVTSDELAAAWPVLETQEKLSRIPAASSVLAELCHTRDGHHLFLYPFEGRRVHEGLAALLALRLTRLRKATFSVSVNDYGLELVTPAPFPFEEALRPALFTREHLEEDVLESVNVGELTRRQFRDIARVAGLVLPGLPGARKSTRQVQTSAALLHDVFARHDPGHLLLLQARREVLEQQFEQVRLEHALERLEAGPVEQVHVRRPTPLAFPLVVERISASVSNESLLERVERMKERWTRDDARSA; this is translated from the coding sequence ATGGATCGGCTGCGCGCGTGGTTCGCGTCGAAGGGGTGGACACCCCATGCGTTCCAGGAGGAGTCCTGGGCCGCATATGCGAGAGGACAGAGCGGGCTCATCCACGTCCCCACTGGCGCGGGGAAGACCTATGCCGCGTATCTCGGTCCGCTCGCGGACGTGGTGGAGCATCGCGAGACGGGGCTCCAGATTCTCTACGTGACACCGCTGCGGGCGGTGTCGCGCGACGTGGAGCGGGCGCTGCTCGAACCCTTGGCCGTGCTGGACACGGACCTGGACGTGGAGAGCCGCACCGGGGACACCTCGTCGTCCGTGCGTCAGCGTCAGCGCGAGCGACTCCCCGAGGTGCTCATCACCACTCCCGAGTCCCTCTCCGTGATGCTGTCGAACGAGCGCGCGCCGGAGCTGTTCTCCTCCCTGCGCGCCGTCATCGTCGACGAGTGGCACGAGCTGCTCGGCGCCAAGCGGGGAACACAGACGGAGCTCGCCCTGGCGCGGCTTCGTCACTTCGCGCCGCGACTGCACACCTGGGCCATGTCCGCGACGCTGGCCAACCTGGACGAAGCCGCGCGCCATGTCGTCGGCACCGGGAACACACCCACGCTCATCAGCGCGGACATGGAGCGCCCCGTGGAAGTGGAGACGCTCCTGCCGGAGACCGTCGACAGCTTCCCCTGGGCGGGGCACCTGGGCTTCACCATGCTGGCGGGTGTGGCGGCGAGGATGGACCCGAAGCAGTCCACGCTCATCTTCACCAACACGCGCTCCCAGGCGGAGCGCTGGTACGAAGGCCTCCGCTTCGCTCGCCCCGAGTGGGAGCACCTGCTCGCGCTGCACCACGGCTCCATCGACAAGGAGGAGCGCGAGCGCGTGGAGCGCGGCCTCAAGGACGGCACGCTGCGCTTCGTGGTGTGCACCTCTTCACTGGACCTCGGCGTGGACTTCGGCCCCGTGGAGCGCGTGGTCCAGGTGGGCAGCCCCAAGGGCATCGGCCGGACGATGCAGCGAGCAGGACGCGGAGCCCATCGTCCTGGTGCCACCTGCAACATCCTCTTCGTTCCCACGCACGCGCTGGAACTGGTCGAGATGGCCGCCGCCCGGGATGCCCTCGCGCGCAAGGAAGTCGAGTCACGCCATCCCCCTGGCAAGCCCCTGGACGTGCTCGCCCAGCACCTCGTCACGTGCGCGCTCGGTGGCGGATTCACTCGCGAAGCCTTGCGCGAAGAAGTCCGAAGCGCCGCCGCCTACGCGAACCTCACCGACGAGGAGTTCGACTGGACGCTCACGCTGGTGCGCGAGGGCGGCCCCACGCTGAGCGCCTACCCCGAGTTCCGCCGCGTGGAGGAGCACGAGGGCCGCTTTGTCGTGAAGGACACACGCGTCGCGCGGCTGCATCGGCTCAACATCGGCACCATCACCTCCGACGCGATGGTGGAGCTTCGCTACTGGACCGGGGGCCGCCTGGGCAGCGTGGAGGAGTCCTATGTCAGCCGCCTGCGCCCCGGAGACACCTTCCAGTTCGGCGGCAAGAAGCTCGAGTTCAACCGACTCCAAGGGCTCACCGCTTACGTGCGCCCCGCGAAGGCGAAGGTGACGCGAACCCCGCGCTGGGGTGGGAGCCGACTGCCACTGTCCACATCCCTGGCGGCCGCGGTGCGCCGCACGCTCGACGCCGCGCGCCACGGCGACGTCACCTCCGATGAGCTGGCCGCCGCGTGGCCCGTCCTGGAGACCCAGGAGAAGCTGTCCCGCATCCCCGCGGCGAGCTCGGTGCTCGCGGAGTTGTGTCACACGCGTGACGGTCACCACCTCTTCCTCTACCCCTTCGAAGGGCGCCGGGTGCACGAGGGCCTCGCAGCCCTGCTCGCCCTGAGGCTGACGCGGCTGCGGAAGGCCACCTTCAGTGTGTCGGTGAACGACTACGGCCTGGAGCTCGTCACCCCCGCGCCCTTCCCCTTCGAGGAGGCGCTGCGCCCCGCGCTCTTCACGCGTGAGCATCTGGAGGAGGACGTGCTGGAGAGCGTCAACGTGGGCGAGCTGACCAGGCGCCAGTTCCGGGACATCGCCCGCGTTGCGGGGTTGGTGCTCCCGGGCCTCCCCGGAGCCCGCAAGTCCACGCGGCAGGTGCAGACGAGCGCCGCCCTCCTCCACGACGTCTTCGCCCGCCACGACCCCGGACACCTGTTGCTGCTCCAGGCCCGACGCGAGGTGCTCGAACAGCAATTCGAACAGGTCCGCCTCGAGCACGCCCTGGAGCGACTCGAGGCCGGCCCCGTGGAGCAGGTCCATGTCCGCAGGCCCACGCCCCTGGCCTTCCCCCTGGTCGTCGAGCGCATCAGCGCCAGCGTCTCCAACGAGTCCCTCCTGGAGCGCGTGGAGCGAATGAAGGAGCGATGGACCCGCGACGATGCCAGGTCCGCGTAG
- the pdeM gene encoding ligase-associated DNA damage response endonuclease PdeM, whose product MDPRRCQVRVGGTPLELLPERALLWPEARTLAVADLHWGKTESFQRHGIPLPLGVLDEDLARLSSALISTNARRLLVLGDLVHAREGLTPTLVQRLAAWREAHADVTMVLIRGNHDLRAGPPPEAWRLEVHESHLDEGPFRFAHHPTPESGRYVWAGHVHPTVRLAAGGDRLRLPCFHLGRDVGVLPAFSAFTGGLDVARRPGERVFALAGPSVLEM is encoded by the coding sequence ATGGACCCGCGACGATGCCAGGTCCGCGTAGGCGGCACCCCGCTGGAGCTCCTCCCGGAGCGAGCCCTGCTCTGGCCCGAGGCCCGCACCCTCGCCGTGGCCGACCTCCACTGGGGCAAGACGGAGAGCTTCCAGCGCCACGGCATCCCCCTCCCCCTGGGTGTGCTCGACGAGGACCTGGCCCGACTGTCCTCCGCCCTCATCTCCACCAACGCCCGCCGGCTGCTCGTCCTGGGTGACCTGGTCCACGCCCGCGAAGGCCTCACCCCCACCCTCGTCCAACGACTCGCCGCCTGGCGCGAAGCCCACGCCGACGTGACGATGGTGCTCATCCGGGGCAACCATGACCTCAGGGCCGGCCCGCCACCGGAAGCGTGGCGACTGGAGGTCCACGAGTCCCACCTGGATGAAGGCCCCTTCCGCTTCGCCCACCACCCCACCCCCGAGTCAGGTCGCTACGTGTGGGCGGGACACGTGCACCCCACGGTGCGGTTGGCGGCTGGCGGGGACCGGCTGCGTCTCCCATGCTTCCACCTGGGTCGGGATGTGGGAGTCCTCCCGGCCTTCAGCGCCTTCACCGGCGGACTCGACGTGGCCCGCCGCCCCGGCGAGCGCGTCTTCGCCCTCGCCGGTCCTTCCGTCCTCGAGATGTAG
- a CDS encoding HNH endonuclease, whose protein sequence is MSTAKRRRILGIIATDLTFERTEHRGREAWLGKCLHCNAHLLVGLDGEPISRATIEHIVPQTAGGTDALENLALACARCNQGKGTRHDPHYHRDARARELVEKLLARRRERWRAPDGGDEDSDAE, encoded by the coding sequence ATGAGCACCGCCAAGCGCCGCAGGATTCTGGGCATCATCGCCACGGACCTCACCTTCGAGCGCACCGAACATCGCGGGCGCGAGGCCTGGCTGGGCAAGTGCCTGCACTGCAACGCCCACCTGTTGGTGGGTCTGGATGGGGAGCCCATCAGCCGGGCCACCATCGAACACATCGTCCCGCAGACCGCCGGCGGCACCGATGCGCTGGAGAACCTGGCCCTTGCGTGCGCCCGCTGCAACCAGGGCAAGGGCACCCGACACGACCCCCACTATCACCGCGATGCCCGCGCCCGGGAGCTGGTCGAGAAGCTGCTCGCCCGCCGCCGCGAACGCTGGCGCGCACCGGATGGGGGCGACGAGGACTCCGACGCGGAGTGA